CGGGAGCGCCATGAGCGTCTCCCTGAGCGACGCGACGTTCTGGTCGTTCACGGGATCCGACAGGTAGATCGCGACCTCGACGTTCCCTGTCGTCCGGTCGATCATGATGTTGACCTGCCGGCTGATCAGCAGGGCGAGGCCGAACAACAACAGGGCGATGAACGTCGTGCTGATCGCGGCGAACGCCACGAGCCCGTTTCGCCGAAGTCCCGACGTGGTCTCGCGGAAGAAGTAGTCGAGCTTGGCCATCAGCTGTACACCCCTCTGGCCTGGTCCCGGACGACCTTACCCTTCTCCAGCTCGATGACTCGCCGGCGCATGGCGTCGACGATCGCCTGGTCGTGCGTGGCCATGACGATGGTGGTCCCGATCCGGTTGACCTTGTCGAGGAGCCGCATGATGTCGACGGAGGTGCTGGGGTCGAGGTTGCCGGTCGGCTCGTCGGCGAGCAGGACGAGTGGCCGGTTCACGCACGCGCGCGCGAGCGACACGCGCTGCTGCTCGCCACCCGAGAGCTCGTCCGGATAGTTGTTCAGCTTGTCGCCGAGACCGACGAGATCGAGGATCTCAGGAACGCGCTGGTCGATGACGTTCTTCGTCTTGCCGATCACCTCGAGCGCGAACGCGACGTTCTCGAACACCGTCTTGTCCTGCAGCAGCTTGAAGTCCTGGAAGACGGTGCCGATGTTCCGGCGCAGGTGCGGCACCTTCCACGCGGTGAGCTTGGCCACGTTCTTGCCCGCCACGTAGATGTCGCCCTTTGTCGCCTCGTCCTCCTTGAGAAGGAGGCGGATCATCGTCGACTTCCCCGAACCCGAAGCACCGACGATGAAGACGAACTCGCCCTTCTCGACCTCCATGGAGACGTCGTCGAGCGCCGTCGTGCCGTTCCGGTACACCTTCGTGACGCGCTGAAGACTGATCATTGCCCTTGGTTTCGGGGAGAAATCCCGGGGTCTTGAACCGGGCGGAGTGTAACAGAGGCATTCCCCCTCAGGAACGAACCCGGTGCGGATAGCCTGGGCAAATGGACACGGCGACGCGAGAGACGGGCCCCCACGTCGCACCCTCAGGTGCCGGTCG
This genomic interval from Actinomycetota bacterium contains the following:
- the ftsE gene encoding cell division ATP-binding protein FtsE, whose product is MISLQRVTKVYRNGTTALDDVSMEVEKGEFVFIVGASGSGKSTMIRLLLKEDEATKGDIYVAGKNVAKLTAWKVPHLRRNIGTVFQDFKLLQDKTVFENVAFALEVIGKTKNVIDQRVPEILDLVGLGDKLNNYPDELSGGEQQRVSLARACVNRPLVLLADEPTGNLDPSTSVDIMRLLDKVNRIGTTIVMATHDQAIVDAMRRRVIELEKGKVVRDQARGVYS